The DNA segment GGTGGGGCCGGTGGAGCTGGAGTTTTCGGTGGAGATGCGCAAGGAGGGCAAGGCCGGGGTGAAGGCGTGGGTGGTGTCGGCCGGTGCGGGGACATCGAGAGTGTCGGTGCACCGGGTGAAGCTCGTGCTGACGCCGAAGGACACCACGACGGGCACGGCGTATCACGTGAACACCGACCTGCCGGATGAGACGGGTGAGGTGCTGGGGTCCCGGTTCGGCGAGTAACCGGGTGGCATCCACGCTGCCGGGTCGGCCCGCGCCTGGATCGGGGGCGAGGCCTGTAAGGACACAGATCGGGGAGGCAGGGCGGGGTGGACAGGGCGCGGGTGGTGGTGGTGCGGTCCGGTGAGGCTCGGGGGTCGGGGTATGTGCTGGGCGGTCGGCTGGTGCTGACGGCCGCGCACGTGCTCAAGGACCGCGGGCGGGTGTCGGTGCAATTGCCCGGCCGTGCCGGGCGGGTGCCGTGTCGGGTGGTGTGGGAACGGCTGGAGGCCGGCCCTCAGGGGTGGGACGCGGCGTTGCTGCTGGCCGGGGAGGATCTGTCGGACAGGCCTTTGCCCGGAGTGCGGTGGGGGCGGTTGGTGACGATGCAGGCCTGTCCCGCACAGTGCCTGGGTTATCCGGTGGTGGGGCAGGCCGGTGCCGATGCGGTGTCGCTGGTGCAGGCTGACGGGCGGGTGCTGCCGGAAAGCGGCCGGGACAGGGACCGGTACGTCCTGGTAGGTGAGGCGGGAGCCGAACTGTATCAGGGCGCTGCGCCGTGGGGCGGGATGTCGGGGGCGGCGTTGTGGTGCGGCAGCGCATCAGGAATGGCGCCACTGCTGACCGGGGTGGTGGCCGGTGATCCGCCCGGCTGGAGCCACACCCGGCTGGAGGCCATGCCGGCCTATGTCCTGGCGTCGGATCCGGTGGTAGGGGAGCTGATCGAGGAGCACACCGGGCGGGCGATGCTACTGGAGCCCGCAGACCTGCAACACCTCGCCGACCGCACCGCCATCCCCCGGCCGCCCCGATCCCCGGCCGATCTGCTGCGCCCGGAACAGGCGACGGTGTCCTTCATGCGCCGCGAAGATCTGCTCGAGAAGGATCTGACCCCTTGGTGCGAGCTGCCTTCCAGCCAGGCGCAGTCCGCCCCTCACGATGAGCCTGCCAGCGCATGGGGTTGGGGGCAGAGCCTGGTGCAGGCTCGGTTGCTGACCGGGCCGGGTGGTGCGGGAAAGACCCGGCTGGCGGCCGAACTCGCCACCCGGATGACGAGCCGGGGCTGGGCCGCGATCCGCCTGACCACCGATACCAGGGTGCCGCTGGATGTGCTGTCCCGGGTGCGCCGGCCGCTGCTGATCGTCGTCGACTACGCCGAGACCCGCGTCCCGCAACTGCATGCTCTGCTGGAGGCGGTCGACCACGACCAGGTCACCAGCCCCGTGCGGGTGCTGGCCCTGGCCCGTGCCGCGGGCGACTGGTGGACCCGGGCCACCGAGCACCCCCACAGCCAGGCCCTGGCCACCGCCCCTGTCACACCGGTTCCGGCCCTGCACCACACCTCCCAGGACCGCACCGCCGCCTACCGTCAGGCCCTGGGCGACTTCAGCACCCGACTGCGCCGGCTCTTCCCCGCCACCGACTGGGCGACCCTCCTGCCTGCCCTTACCACTGTGGACGCGATGCCCGCCCTGGCCGGCGCCGAGTTCGACACACCCTTGTCGGTGCAGATGGCCGCCCTCCTCGCCCTCCTCGACACCACCGGCACCCCGCAAACCCCAGGCCGGGCCACCGCGTTGGAAGGCAGGCTGCTGGGACACGAACGCAAGTACTGGGACGAGACCGCCAATAGCCCCGAGCGAGGCCTGACCGGGGAGCACAGCGGGACCGAGACCCGTGCCCTCGCCGTCGCCCTGGCCTGCCTGGCCCCCGCGACCGACCGTGATCACGCCAGGGCGCTCTTGGCCCGGCTTCCCGGTCTGGCCGACGACAGCGCGGCCGCCGTCCGCGGGGCACTGGCCACCTGGCTCGCGGATCTCTACCCGACCCCGGCAGGCTCCGTATGGGGCAGCCTCCAACCCGACCGCATCGCCGAATACCACCTCGGCACCCAGCTCAGCCGCGAACCCGCCCTGTTCACCCGCATCCTGACCACCCTCACCGGCGCACCTGCCGAACAGGCCCTGACCGTGCTGGCCCGCACCGCCCAGCACCCCCACCACCACAACGCGATCAACGGCATCCTGCGTGACGCCCTCACCACGGCCCCGACCGTGCTGGGACCGGCCGCCCTGACCACAGCGACCCGCACCGCCCATACCTCGCCCTTGATCGACGCTCTGACTCACCTGACCCGCGCT comes from the Streptomyces sp. KMM 9044 genome and includes:
- a CDS encoding trypco2 family protein, whose protein sequence is MAEEIGIAEAVEHLRAELVAAAAGGGSGPRFEVGPVELEFSVEMRKEGKAGVKAWVVSAGAGTSRVSVHRVKLVLTPKDTTTGTAYHVNTDLPDETGEVLGSRFGE
- a CDS encoding tetratricopeptide repeat protein, whose protein sequence is MDRARVVVVRSGEARGSGYVLGGRLVLTAAHVLKDRGRVSVQLPGRAGRVPCRVVWERLEAGPQGWDAALLLAGEDLSDRPLPGVRWGRLVTMQACPAQCLGYPVVGQAGADAVSLVQADGRVLPESGRDRDRYVLVGEAGAELYQGAAPWGGMSGAALWCGSASGMAPLLTGVVAGDPPGWSHTRLEAMPAYVLASDPVVGELIEEHTGRAMLLEPADLQHLADRTAIPRPPRSPADLLRPEQATVSFMRREDLLEKDLTPWCELPSSQAQSAPHDEPASAWGWGQSLVQARLLTGPGGAGKTRLAAELATRMTSRGWAAIRLTTDTRVPLDVLSRVRRPLLIVVDYAETRVPQLHALLEAVDHDQVTSPVRVLALARAAGDWWTRATEHPHSQALATAPVTPVPALHHTSQDRTAAYRQALGDFSTRLRRLFPATDWATLLPALTTVDAMPALAGAEFDTPLSVQMAALLALLDTTGTPQTPGRATALEGRLLGHERKYWDETANSPERGLTGEHSGTETRALAVALACLAPATDRDHARALLARLPGLADDSAAAVRGALATWLADLYPTPAGSVWGSLQPDRIAEYHLGTQLSREPALFTRILTTLTGAPAEQALTVLARTAQHPHHHNAINGILRDALTTAPTVLGPAALTTATRTAHTSPLIDALTHLTRATQDITLLHHLSDQLPESTLALSEWAADLSTALVEHHDTHEPSLPDLAMSLNNQSNRLADLGRREEALTAITRAVDTYRTLAKQQPDAFLPELAMSLNNQSNRLADLGRREEALTAITRAVDTYRTLAKQQPDAFLPELAMSLNNQSNCLADLGRREEALTAITRAVDTYQTLAKQQPDAFLPELAMSLNNQSNRLADLGRREEALTAITRAVDTYQTLAKQQPDAFLPKLAGSLNNQSNRLADLGRREEALTAITRAVDTYRTLAKQQPDAFLPELAMSLNNQSNRLADLGRREEALTAITRAVDTYRTLAKQQPDAFLPKLAGSLNNQSVRLADLGRREEALTAITRAVDTYRTLAKQQPEVFTEPLKRSIQLRKLLEEMPEEWPVTASAPQPHQIEQGTAGYHSEADIADEGADHPSTQVNLDSSLAV